The stretch of DNA TCTAAAGGAGCTTCTTCATATTGAAAAGTTCCATTTACTTTTATTACTTCGGATAACCTTTCTTTTTCGTGATTAGCATAACTTTTTGACATAGAAAAATTTATTTCATTTTCTTTTATTTCAACAATTTTTTCGTACATCAAAATTGCACTTTCCATATAGCCTCTATCGTCTCCGCTGTGCTTTAGTTTTAAAGTCTTTTCTGATATTTCAAGAGATTTTTTTAATAAATCCATTTTATCTTTATCAGCAGAATATATACAAGGTGACTTTCCGTCAGCAGGATATAAAATATCTCCTATTCCTTTTTTTATCATAAGTAATTCATGCTTTTTATCGGCATCGACTTGTTGATAATTTAAATAATTTTTATAAAATAGAGAAGCTAATAAAACTAATATAACTCCTAAAATTACTACAAATATTCTACTTCTTATAAATTTTTTACATTCTAATATCAAAGTATTCATAACATTCACCTACTCAGCAAACAGTCTTTGATACATCTGTTCAGACGCATTTATATGCTCTCTTATTTTAATTAATTTTATTCCTTTATCCTGTATTGCCTTAATTGCATCGTCAAAAGAATTCTTTTTAAATTGACAAATAATCATATCTTTTTCAATTTCAGCACTTACTACAAATGGAGATAAAATTTCTAAAGATTGATCATTGGAAGTAGTATCAATAGCATAGATTAAAAATTCGTCTTCCACGATTTTTTTGACAATTTTTTTGTCCTTTATGAATAAAAGATTATCGGTTAATTGACTAATTTCTCCTAAAAAATGTGTAGATAAAATTACCAGAGTTCCCCTTTCTGATATTTCCTTTAACATAACTCTAAGCTCTATTTGACTGCTAGGATCAAGTCCGTTAAAAGGTTCGTCAAGCAATAAAACTTCAGGATTATTAATAAGTGCAATAGCCAAAAGTAATCTCTGTTTCATTCCCAAAGAATATGTCTTTACAGCTCTTTTATAAAATTTTTCAATCTTTGTTAAACTTACAATTTCTTTTATTCTAGTCTTTGGCAATTTTTGTATATTTGCGACAAATTTCAAATGATCAAGTCCTGTTAAATTCGGAAATAAAATACTTGCATCCTGTAAATATGACAATTTTTTAAAAATAGCATTATCCCTATTATCTATACCATTTACAGTAATCTGTCCGGATTGATAGCTATTCAAATTTGTAATACAATCCAAAAGGGTAGTTTTTCCCGTTCCATTAGGTGCAACCAAAGCCCAAACCTCTGCATTTTCAAGCTCTAAAGATAAATCATTTAAAACTACATTCTCTCCATATCTTTTAGTAAGATTTTTTATACACAAACTAGGCATATCCATTCCTCCTTCTATCTTGAATAAAAGCTATACAAATCAATAAAATTGTTAAAATACAAATTCCAATTGCTAAAATTTTACAAGATTTATCAAAACTGTAAGTAATTGTTTTAAATAAAAAATTTATACTGCCATCTGCAATTTTTCCAACTCTCCAGTAAGAAAACGGATTATACCATTTATTAAACATCTGTAAAGTTGCTATAAGTCCAAAGGATAAAATAACGCATTTTACACTTGATTTTACAAAAGTAGAAATTGCACTTGTAACAAGGAAAATAAATATTCCATAGAGTAAAAACAAAATCAAACTTTTTATTAAAACATCAGATATTGGAACAATCTTATATTCAAAACTCATAAGTGAATAATAATCACTTTTTACAATATAAGTTGTAATCGGATATTTAAAAGATGATGACCCGTTTATTAGAAATTCTATTCCAAAAAATATTGCAGGTATCAACAATCCAAGTATAATAGTTAAAATTCCACCTGTGAAAAGTCCCGACGATACAATCCTAAATTTACTTGCCCCCGATGTCTTTAAAAATCTAATAGTTTTATTTTGACTCTCCTCAATCTTTGAAAATAGAATTCCAAAAATTACTACAATTATAAAAGTATAGATTAATACTAAATTATTTGTAAAAAAGTCCCATAATCTATGTGAAGTTCCAATTAGTGTTTTTTTGCTATAATAGTCAAGAAGTTTACTTTCTTCTGAAGTTCGAGGTTGTTCAAACTCTGTTTTCTCTAAATATAATGGATAAGCTGAAGGGATATTATTTTCCTTTAAATACTTTAATATTTCGTATGTTATCTCTACTGTCAATTTATTTGCAGTATAACTTATGCCTTTTGAACTAAATCCTTTTGAAATAAAATTTCCATCGGAGTCTAAAAAACGATTTAATTCACGTTCATATAATGCCTGCCAATTTTCTGTTTTAATGTCTTGTATTGTTTTTTCATAATTCTGTATATTGGCAATATTTCTTTTTTTCATATTATTTAATTCTGTTTTTTCTTCATCTGAAATATTATCATTCTCTAAATCTTTATCAACCTCTTTAATGTCCTGTTTAAATATATCTATAACTCTTTCTCTAGAATAAATTTGTTCTTCCTTATTTTTATTATTTTCAATTTTTGAAATAGAAGATATAACAGTTCCAATAATTATAATTATAATAAGAAATAGAATATTCTTTTTCTGTTTAATAAAATACTTAAAAAACAAATTACACATAGCTACCTCCAAAGCAAAACGCAACAAAAAAACATTTTATATAAAATACATTTCAGAAAATCAATTTATCTGTTTACTTTCTCTTCTAGGTAAATCGTTACTACGAGAATATCACAATTGTTATTTTTTGTCAAATATATTAAATATATTTACTCCTCCTTCTATCTTGAATAAAAGCTAAACAAATCAATAAAATTATTAAAATACAAATTCCAATTGCTAAAATTTTACAAGATTTATCAAAACTGTAAGTAATAGTTTTAGATAAAATATTTATACTACCATCAGCAATTTTCCCAACTCTCCAGTATGAAAACGGATTATACCATTTATTAAACATCTGTAAAGTCGCTATCAGTCCAAAGGATAAAATAACGGATTTTACACTTGATTTTACAAAAGTTGAAATTGCACTTGTAAATAAGAATATAAATAGTCCATAGAGTAAGAACAAAATCAAACTTTTTATTAAAACATCAGATATTGGAACAATCTTATATCCAAAACTCATAAGTGAATAATAATCACTTTTTACAATATAAGTTGTAATCGGATATTTAAAAGATGATGAACCGCTTATCAAAAATTCTATTCCAAAAAATATTGCAGGTATCAATAGTCCAAGTATAATCGTTAAAATTCCACCTGTAAAAAGTCCCGACGATACAATCCTAAATTTACTTGCCCCCGATGTCCTTAAAAATCTAATAGTTTTATTTTGACTCTCCTCCAGCTTTGAAAATAGAATTCCAAAAGTTACTACAATTATAAAAGTATAGATTAATACTAAATTATTTGTAAAAAAATCCCATAATCTATGTGAAGTTCCGATTAATGTTTTTTTGCTATGATAGTCAAGAGCTTTATTTTCTTCAGAAGATCTCGGTTGATCAAATTCTGTTCTTTGCAAAAACAAAGGAAGGGCTGAAGGAATATTATGCTTTTTTAGATATGTTAAAGTTTCAAATGTAATTTCTATAGTTGTTTCATTTACATTATAGTTATTACCTATTTGAATAGAAGCAAATCTCCCTTCGGGATCTTTGAGATGTTTAAAACTGTCATCATATAAATACTGCCAATTTGAATTTTCAATGCTTTCTATATATTCTTTACTTTCTTCTATATATTTAGGGATAATTTTCTGATATTCTTCTATTAATTCCTTATCTTCTTCTGAGATATTATCCTTTTCAAGTTCATTTTTGTAATGCTCCAGTTCATTTTTATATTCTTCGATATTCCTTTTGCATCTTTCAATTTTTTCTTTATTAGTTTTATTATTTTCAAAATTTTTTAAAGATGATGTCCCCAATCCCAAAATTATAATTATAATAAGAAATAGAATATTTTTCTTCTGTTTAATAAAATACTTAAAAAACAAATTACACATAACTACCTCCAAAGCAAAGCAAAAAAACTTTTTATATAAAATACATTTTAGAAAATTAATTTATCTATTTACTTTATATTCTAGGTAAATCGTTACTACGAGAATATCATAATTGTTATTATTTGTCAAATATAATAACTAGTATTTTTCATCTTATATTTTGACATAAAATAAAATTATATCATATAGTAAGATAATTTGAGATTGTATAATTTTAATTTAAAAATATCGTTCTTATTATTTATGTAGCTTTTAATTATGAAAAAATATTAAAAAATGTATTTCTATTTTCAATTTTAATTCTATATTCTTGTAGCAGTATAAAAAAAGATAAAGCATTTTTATACTACATAAGCATAAGTGAAAATTGTATAAAAAAACTCATCTAAACATGTTAGACGAGTTTTTGTTTAATTATTATTAAAAATTTTACAAACACATTCTATAAATATTTTCTATATCTTCAGGTGTTAATTCTCTAAAGCCTTTTATACTTTCTTTTCCCTTACAAGCCTTCTTAGCCATAATAGCAAAATTTTCATCGTTAATATTTACATCTTTTAATGTACTTTGTAATTTTAAGTCATTAAATAAAAATTCTGAAAGTTTTTCAATGGCTTTTTCTGCAATTTCTCTATCAGAAAGATTTTTATCTATGCCAAAAACATTAACTCCAAATTGAACATATTTATATATATTTTCATCATTTAAACAATATTGCATCCAACGTGGAGTTAATATTGCAAGTCCATGTCCATGAGTTATATCATAAAAAGCTGAAAGTTCATGTTCCATTGGGTGACAACTCCATGCAGTTGATTTACTTCCATTTATAAAACCGTTTATTGCCCAGGAAGATGCCCACATTAAATTAGCACGAGCTTCATAGTTTGTAGGGTCTTTCATTGCTATCGGAGCATATTTTATAACTGTTTTCATAAGACCTTCCATAACACAATCAAGCATAAACAAATCATTTTCTGTTGTAAAATAAACTTCTAGGATATGACTTAAAATATCTGCTGAACCGCAAGCAGTTTGATACTCACTTACACTGTATGTATTTTTAGGATCAAGAAATGAAACTTTTGGTAACATACACATTGAACCATTGCTTAATTTTTCATTTGTTTTAAGGTTTGAAATAACTCCACCATTATCCATTTCAGAACCGGTTGCTGAAAGTGTTAATATAGTTAAAAGAGGCAATGCATCTTCTATTTTTGCTCTTTTTTCTAAATCAAGAAAATCCCATGGGTCAAAATCAACTTTTGCTCCGGCACAAATAAATTTTGAGGCATCAATCGTTGAACCACCACCAACAGCAAGAACCACATCAATATTTTCTTCCTTACATATTCTAGCACCCTCTCTAACAGATTCTATTCTAGGATTAGGTTCTATCCCTGAAAGTTCAAAAACTTCAAGTCCTGCATCTCTTATTTCTTTTATAACCTCATCATAAAGTCCTATCTTTTTAATGGAACCTCCTCCGTAAGTTAACAAAACTTTTTTTCCATATTTTGACAATTCTCTTCCAAGATTGGAAAGTTGTCCTTCTCCAAAATATACCTTAACAGGAATATTGTAAATAAATGGTTTCATAAAAATCCTCCTTTAAATTTATTTTTTAATACTTCTAAATTGATTTTACCTCTCCTCTATATCTAGTTAAAGAATACCCTTATTTTAAAATAAGAAAACAAAAAAGAGAGAATTATTTAAAACAATCCTCTCTAATTTTTTATTCTGTAAAAACAATATACCATGCCCTTATTTTACTATTTTATTAAATATTTGCTTTGTCGCATAATGTGAAATTAACAAAATGATTAAAGAAAAATCAAAAGGAATTTTTACTACAACTTTTATTAAAAAGCATAGAACAAAAGCGACTAAATCTAAAATCATAAATTGTTTTTCACTTGTATATTTTTTTATCACACTGTATTTTACTTTTAAATTTCTAATTAATATTACAAGAGCAACAACTCCAACTAGTGCGTCTATACTAAAATTAACTAAAAATTTACTATTTATAACAGCCCATAAAAAATATATAAACAAAGTTCCCATCATAATGATAGTTAATCCTGTCAGAGATATTTTTGATTTATCTTCTGACATTTCTTTTGGTGTAATTCTTCTTGCCATTATTCAAAAATCACTCCGTCAGCACAATCAATTTTAATATTTGTTGAGAAGAATTCCTTTAATGCTGTAACCATATATCCTGTGTCTTTAATTCCACAAGTTTCAAAACTTGAATGCATTCCAAGTTGTGCAACTCCTATGTCAAGAGCATGTAAGCTAACTTGAATATTTGATAAGTTTCCAAGAGTTGAACCGCCAACTTTGTCAGATCTATTTGCAAAGTATTGAGTAGGTACATCTACTTTTTTACAAATTTCTAAGAATACTGCTCTACTGAAAGCATCTGTTGTATATTTTTGATTTGCAGCTTCTTTTATAACAATACCTTTGTTCATAAATGTTCTATTTGTTGGATCATAAAGTTCAGGATGATTTGGATGAACAGCGTGAGCATTATCACAACTTACTAGGAAAGATTTTGCTACTGCTTGATGATATTCATCAGTCCCAAATCCAAGTGAAGCATTAATTCTCTTTAGAGCATCTTTCATAAATGTTGACATTGCACCTTGTTTTGTGTTTGAGCCAACTTCTTCGTTATCGAAAACAGCACAAACATTTATTGCCTTTGGATTTTTGGCATCTAAAAATGCTTTCATTGAAGTAAATGCACATTGTAGGTCATCAAGTTTAGGTGTTGAAACGAATTCATCTTTATATCCCCAGATACATTGTCTTTGACGATTTACTAGGAATAAATCTTTTGCGACAACATCTTCAACTTTAACACCCAATTCATCTGCAACCATTTTACCAAAATCGCCTTTTTTTAGTTCTCCTGCAGAGAATAAAGGTAATAAATCAACTTGTTTATTGTAAGCATAACCACTGTTTATTTCTCTGTTTAAATGTATTGCAACATTTGGTATCATTAAAATATCTTTGTCGATATAGAATAATTTATTTACAATATTTCCATTTTCTCTAACTAGAACTCTACCAGCTAAACTTAAAGGTCTATCAAACCACGTTGAATCAATCATTCCACCATAACCTTCAACATTTAATTTTAAATGTTCTCCCGGTGCATCCATTTCAGGAACGGCTTTAACTTTATATGTTGGTGAATCACTATGAGCAGCTGTAATTTGGAAATGATAGTCGCTAAGTTCCTCTCCTACCTGAAAAGCCAATATACTTGAATTATTTCTTGTAGTATAATAATTTTCACCTTTTTTTATTTCCCATTTTGCATTTTCAGGTAAAAATATATATCCGGCTTTGTCAAAATATTTTTTCATTGTATCAACAGTATGAAACATACTTTTACTTGAATCAATAAAAGTTAATAATTCTTTTGAAATTTCAATATTATTCATATAATCCCTCCTATCAAAATTTAATTTACCCCATTTAATTGATTTAAAATACTTAAATATACTTTAAAGAAAATAAAGGAACCAAAGTTCCTTTATTCCCTTATTATCTAAATTGTTATCTAAATTTATTTACTATTTTCTCTTTTTCTAAGGATAGGTAAGATTAAACCTAAAGCAACCAAAACTGCAGGAGTTATGATCTTTAGAACCATTTCGAATTTGTCTTTTGAGTACATTCCAAGTAAACAACAAGCTAATGTTACTAAGAAACACCAAGCACCAAAGAACAATCCGACTCCCCTGTTTTTAGTAAATCTATAATGTCTGTCAAGTTCTTCTTTACCATATCTAAGAGCAAAGTAAGCTACGAATACCCACATATATCTCATCGGCATTACTACACCGTTAAGACGAGTAAGTTGTCTAAGAACTGTAGTGGCTCCCGGAACGAATGATTGAGCTAATATGATTGCCCCACCAAGCACTGCAACTAATGCAATACCGTTTACATAAGCGCCTCTCTCATTCTTCTTCAACAATCTTGTAGGAATATATTGACTTGCATTAGGGTCTTCCAATAACATTCTTAAAGGAGCATCAATACTGATTAAAAGTGTTGAGAATTGTCCAACAGTATTAGCTGCTGAATAGATGATTAATAATAAATCACCAACACCATAATATCTACCTAATTTTTGGAATGCCCAATAAGCACCGTTTGCAGCGTATGAGTCAAAGGCTTCTTTACTTGCATTGATTTCATTAATGTCGAACATTAATCCCATAGCAACAGTTCCAAAGATAGCACTGATAACAACCATTAAAGTTGCAAGCATCATAGCTTTAGGGAATTCTTTTGCAGAGTCTCCTTCAATTTTGTTTACATAAGGTGAAATTTTTTCAATACCACCAACTGCAAATACCAAAATAGATAAACTACTTAAGTAATTCAAGTCAACCTTAGGGAATAAATTATTCCAAGCAAAGTTTAATTTTAAATATCCGCCGTTTGGATTAATAACCGGTGCTGCATACATCATAAGAATAAATAAAATACCTAAAACAAACATACTTGAACCGGCAAGTGTTGCTAATCTTTTAATTGGACCTAACCCTCTTGTAGCCAAATAACAGAATAATAGCAAAACACCAAATGTAGCTAATTGAACGTAGATTGTAGGAATACTATCATACGCTTTAGCATCTCTGAAAATCATAAAGCTTAACGCCTTAAGACCACCTGAACCTTTTCCGGCAATATAAGTAATATGTACCGCCCAATAAGTCCATCCTGCATAGTAAGCTAATTTAGAGTTAGTAGTTTCTTGAATCCAAGAAGTTACTCCACCACCTAAATGCTTAAATGTTGAACCAAGTTCTCCAACCATAAGTGCATACGGAACAAAATACAATGCAAACATTAGTATCCAAGAAAAAATTACTTGAGTACCATGAAAGTAAATATATCCGTTTAAAACATTTCCGAAACCCCAAAGTGTTGAAAAACACATAAACACGAGGGCCTGCCATTTAATTTTCTTTTCGGAACCTTCCATTTTTTCCTCCTAAAATATAAATTCTAAGCCAAATTTTTAGCCAAAACCAGTATATCAAAATTATTATTTCTTGTCAAAGGTACTTGCAATAGGATAACGTTTTGTTTTTGTTCTAAAAATATTATCACTTCACCCTGTCGTTTCTGTAAATCAAAATTTAACAAAAGACACCTTTCGGTGCCTTTTAGTTATTTTAGTTATTTTAGTTATTTTAGTTATTTTAGTTATTTACTTTGCTTTTATTTCTGTCCAAGCGTCTTGTAGCTTTTCATTTGATTCGCCTAAATCTTTTAATATATAGCCTTTTTTAAATACTTCCTTTTTAGGAAATACTATATCACTATTTTTTAAGTTTTCATCCATTAATTCTCTTGCACCATCTATTGGTGAGCCATATTTTACAAAATTACAATTTCTTGCAGAGATTTCCGGTCTTGACATAAAGTCAATAAATTTTGCAGCCAATTCTTTATTTTCTGAAACTTTAGGAATTACCCAGTTGTCAAAGATAAAAATTGCTCCTTCTTTTGGAAAAAC from Parvimonas micra encodes:
- a CDS encoding ABC transporter ATP-binding protein, with the translated sequence MPSLCIKNLTKRYGENVVLNDLSLELENAEVWALVAPNGTGKTTLLDCITNLNSYQSGQITVNGIDNRDNAIFKKLSYLQDASILFPNLTGLDHLKFVANIQKLPKTRIKEIVSLTKIEKFYKRAVKTYSLGMKQRLLLAIALINNPEVLLLDEPFNGLDPSSQIELRVMLKEISERGTLVILSTHFLGEISQLTDNLLFIKDKKIVKKIVEDEFLIYAIDTTSNDQSLEILSPFVVSAEIEKDMIICQFKKNSFDDAIKAIQDKGIKLIKIREHINASEQMYQRLFAE
- a CDS encoding ABC transporter permease, with protein sequence MCNLFFKYFIKQKKNILFLIIIIIIGTVISSISKIENNKNKEEQIYSRERVIDIFKQDIKEVDKDLENDNISDEEKTELNNMKKRNIANIQNYEKTIQDIKTENWQALYERELNRFLDSDGNFISKGFSSKGISYTANKLTVEITYEILKYLKENNIPSAYPLYLEKTEFEQPRTSEESKLLDYYSKKTLIGTSHRLWDFFTNNLVLIYTFIIVVIFGILFSKIEESQNKTIRFLKTSGASKFRIVSSGLFTGGILTIILGLLIPAIFFGIEFLINGSSSFKYPITTYIVKSDYYSLMSFEYKIVPISDVLIKSLILFLLYGIFIFLVTSAISTFVKSSVKCVILSFGLIATLQMFNKWYNPFSYWRVGKIADGSINFLFKTITYSFDKSCKILAIGICILTILLICIAFIQDRRRNGYA
- a CDS encoding ABC transporter permease, whose product is MCNLFFKYFIKQKKNILFLIIIIILGLGTSSLKNFENNKTNKEKIERCKRNIEEYKNELEHYKNELEKDNISEEDKELIEEYQKIIPKYIEESKEYIESIENSNWQYLYDDSFKHLKDPEGRFASIQIGNNYNVNETTIEITFETLTYLKKHNIPSALPLFLQRTEFDQPRSSEENKALDYHSKKTLIGTSHRLWDFFTNNLVLIYTFIIVVTFGILFSKLEESQNKTIRFLRTSGASKFRIVSSGLFTGGILTIILGLLIPAIFFGIEFLISGSSSFKYPITTYIVKSDYYSLMSFGYKIVPISDVLIKSLILFLLYGLFIFLFTSAISTFVKSSVKSVILSFGLIATLQMFNKWYNPFSYWRVGKIADGSINILSKTITYSFDKSCKILAIGICILIILLICLAFIQDRRRSKYI
- a CDS encoding iron-containing alcohol dehydrogenase; amino-acid sequence: MKPFIYNIPVKVYFGEGQLSNLGRELSKYGKKVLLTYGGGSIKKIGLYDEVIKEIRDAGLEVFELSGIEPNPRIESVREGARICKEENIDVVLAVGGGSTIDASKFICAGAKVDFDPWDFLDLEKRAKIEDALPLLTILTLSATGSEMDNGGVISNLKTNEKLSNGSMCMLPKVSFLDPKNTYSVSEYQTACGSADILSHILEVYFTTENDLFMLDCVMEGLMKTVIKYAPIAMKDPTNYEARANLMWASSWAINGFINGSKSTAWSCHPMEHELSAFYDITHGHGLAILTPRWMQYCLNDENIYKYVQFGVNVFGIDKNLSDREIAEKAIEKLSEFLFNDLKLQSTLKDVNINDENFAIMAKKACKGKESIKGFRELTPEDIENIYRMCL
- a CDS encoding M18 family aminopeptidase, which translates into the protein MNNIEISKELLTFIDSSKSMFHTVDTMKKYFDKAGYIFLPENAKWEIKKGENYYTTRNNSSILAFQVGEELSDYHFQITAAHSDSPTYKVKAVPEMDAPGEHLKLNVEGYGGMIDSTWFDRPLSLAGRVLVRENGNIVNKLFYIDKDILMIPNVAIHLNREINSGYAYNKQVDLLPLFSAGELKKGDFGKMVADELGVKVEDVVAKDLFLVNRQRQCIWGYKDEFVSTPKLDDLQCAFTSMKAFLDAKNPKAINVCAVFDNEEVGSNTKQGAMSTFMKDALKRINASLGFGTDEYHQAVAKSFLVSCDNAHAVHPNHPELYDPTNRTFMNKGIVIKEAANQKYTTDAFSRAVFLEICKKVDVPTQYFANRSDKVGGSTLGNLSNIQVSLHALDIGVAQLGMHSSFETCGIKDTGYMVTALKEFFSTNIKIDCADGVIFE
- a CDS encoding APC family permease, whose protein sequence is MEGSEKKIKWQALVFMCFSTLWGFGNVLNGYIYFHGTQVIFSWILMFALYFVPYALMVGELGSTFKHLGGGVTSWIQETTNSKLAYYAGWTYWAVHITYIAGKGSGGLKALSFMIFRDAKAYDSIPTIYVQLATFGVLLLFCYLATRGLGPIKRLATLAGSSMFVLGILFILMMYAAPVINPNGGYLKLNFAWNNLFPKVDLNYLSSLSILVFAVGGIEKISPYVNKIEGDSAKEFPKAMMLATLMVVISAIFGTVAMGLMFDINEINASKEAFDSYAANGAYWAFQKLGRYYGVGDLLLIIYSAANTVGQFSTLLISIDAPLRMLLEDPNASQYIPTRLLKKNERGAYVNGIALVAVLGGAIILAQSFVPGATTVLRQLTRLNGVVMPMRYMWVFVAYFALRYGKEELDRHYRFTKNRGVGLFFGAWCFLVTLACCLLGMYSKDKFEMVLKIITPAVLVALGLILPILRKRENSK